The Streptomyces avermitilis MA-4680 = NBRC 14893 genome contains a region encoding:
- a CDS encoding DsrE family protein, with protein sequence MAKKLVIKVTAGTDAPERCSQAFTVAAVAVASGVEVSLWLTGESAWFALPGRAAEFELPHAAPLPDLIDSVLAGGQLTLCTQCAARRDITEKDVLDGVRIAGAQVFVQEAMADGTQALVY encoded by the coding sequence ATGGCGAAGAAGCTCGTGATCAAGGTGACGGCCGGTACGGACGCCCCGGAACGCTGCTCGCAGGCGTTCACCGTGGCGGCGGTTGCCGTGGCCAGCGGGGTGGAGGTCTCGCTCTGGCTGACCGGCGAGTCCGCGTGGTTCGCGCTGCCGGGCCGCGCCGCCGAGTTCGAACTGCCGCACGCCGCCCCGCTGCCCGACCTGATCGACTCGGTCCTGGCCGGCGGGCAACTCACCCTGTGCACGCAGTGCGCGGCCCGGCGGGACATCACGGAGAAGGACGTCCTGGACGGCGTACGCATCGCGGGCGCCCAGGTGTTCGTGCAGGAGGCGATGGCGGACGGGACCCAGGCGCTCGTCTACTGA
- a CDS encoding DUF3099 domain-containing protein produces MYARRRHVYFAMMGTCIGLFVLAWAVVRLWSIPVAVGMCVVAMVIPPLAAMVANRRGPEDRWWDDPSGDPKSDEWWDELDGKKRRQ; encoded by the coding sequence ATGTACGCGCGACGGCGGCATGTCTACTTCGCCATGATGGGGACGTGCATCGGCCTCTTCGTCCTGGCCTGGGCAGTCGTGCGGCTCTGGTCGATTCCCGTGGCCGTGGGGATGTGCGTGGTGGCCATGGTGATCCCCCCGCTCGCCGCCATGGTGGCCAACCGGCGAGGCCCCGAGGACCGCTGGTGGGACGACCCGTCGGGGGACCCGAAGTCCGACGAGTGGTGGGACGAGCTGGACGGCAAGAAGCGGCGGCAGTAG
- a CDS encoding DUF1416 domain-containing protein codes for MCGAKAGGPDASTIKPGETTIQGQVTKDGEPVVGYVRLLDSTGEFTAEVPTSATGQFRFYAAEGTWTVRALVPGATADRTVVAQTGGLAEVAIAV; via the coding sequence ATGTGTGGAGCGAAGGCCGGCGGCCCCGACGCCTCGACGATCAAGCCCGGTGAGACCACCATCCAGGGTCAGGTGACGAAGGACGGCGAGCCCGTGGTGGGCTACGTCCGTCTCCTGGACTCCACGGGCGAGTTCACCGCCGAGGTCCCCACCTCGGCGACGGGACAGTTCCGCTTCTACGCCGCGGAGGGCACCTGGACCGTACGCGCCCTGGTGCCGGGCGCCACGGCGGACCGCACGGTCGTCGCCCAGACGGGCGGCCTCGCGGAGGTCGCGATCGCCGTCTGA
- a CDS encoding sulfurtransferase, which produces MSRSDVLVDADWVQDHLDDPSVAIVEVDEDTSAYEKNHIRNAIRIDWTKDLQDPVRRDFIDQEGFEKLLSEKGIANDTLVVLYGGNNNWFASYAYWYFKLYGHENVKLLDGGRKKWELDSRDLVAEVPTRATTDYKAKAQNTAIRAFRDDVVAAIGSQNLVDVRSPDEFSGKLLAPAHLPQEQSQRPGHIPSARNIPWSKNANDDGTFKSDDELKELYVEEQVDLAKDTIAYCRIGERSALTWFVLHELLGVENVKNYDGSWTEYGSLVGVPIELGANK; this is translated from the coding sequence ATGAGCCGCAGCGACGTCCTGGTCGACGCCGACTGGGTCCAGGACCACCTGGACGACCCGAGCGTGGCCATCGTCGAGGTCGACGAGGACACGTCCGCGTACGAGAAGAACCACATCAGGAACGCGATCCGGATCGACTGGACCAAGGACCTCCAGGACCCGGTCCGCCGTGACTTCATCGACCAGGAGGGCTTCGAGAAGCTCCTGTCGGAGAAGGGCATCGCCAACGACACGCTGGTGGTCCTCTACGGCGGCAACAACAACTGGTTCGCGTCCTACGCCTACTGGTACTTCAAGCTCTACGGCCACGAGAACGTCAAGCTTCTCGACGGCGGCCGCAAGAAGTGGGAGCTCGACTCCCGCGACCTGGTCGCCGAGGTGCCCACCCGCGCCACGACCGACTACAAGGCCAAGGCCCAGAACACCGCGATCCGCGCCTTCCGCGACGACGTCGTGGCGGCCATCGGTTCGCAGAACCTGGTCGACGTCCGCTCGCCCGACGAGTTCAGCGGCAAGCTGCTCGCCCCGGCCCACCTGCCGCAGGAGCAGTCGCAGCGTCCGGGCCACATCCCGAGCGCCCGCAACATCCCGTGGTCGAAGAACGCCAACGACGACGGCACCTTCAAGTCGGACGACGAGCTCAAGGAGCTCTACGTCGAGGAGCAGGTCGACCTCGCCAAGGACACGATCGCGTACTGCCGCATCGGTGAGCGTTCCGCGCTCACCTGGTTCGTGCTGCACGAGCTGCTCGGCGTGGAGAACGTCAAGAACTACGACGGCTCCTGGACCGAGTACGGCAGCCTGGTCGGCGTCCCGATCGAGCTCGGCGCCAACAAGTAA
- a CDS encoding putative leader peptide produces MKRQADLTKRRAVDLCRVAAMLCRSF; encoded by the coding sequence ATGAAGCGACAGGCGGACCTCACGAAGCGGCGGGCAGTAGACCTGTGCCGCGTCGCCGCCATGCTCTGTCGCTCCTTCTGA
- a CDS encoding DUF2993 domain-containing protein, producing MRALRILLIIAVILGGLFVIADRVAVGFAEDQAAEKIKTTEGLSSTPDVSIKGFPFLTQVAGGELDDVELGIENYEADTGSATSGTGKIRIDDLNAEMHGVVFSGDYSSATADSATGTATIAYSELLKAAKSEPTRVGPALTARVVGLSDGGNGKIKVEVEATVLGAKVPRPVSVLSTVTVEGDTVKVHADSLPKLGVELAETEIRSITDFQQKIDELPGGIKLDKVEAAKDGVEISVKGSNVKLVG from the coding sequence ATGCGAGCACTGCGAATACTCTTGATCATCGCCGTGATCCTGGGCGGTCTGTTCGTCATCGCGGACCGGGTCGCGGTCGGCTTCGCCGAGGATCAGGCGGCCGAGAAGATCAAGACCACCGAGGGCCTGTCCAGCACGCCCGACGTGTCCATCAAGGGCTTCCCCTTCCTCACCCAGGTCGCCGGCGGAGAGCTCGACGACGTCGAACTCGGCATCGAGAACTACGAGGCGGACACGGGCTCCGCCACGAGCGGCACCGGCAAGATCCGCATCGACGACCTGAACGCCGAGATGCACGGTGTGGTCTTCTCCGGCGACTACAGCTCCGCCACCGCCGACAGCGCCACCGGCACGGCGACCATCGCGTACAGCGAGCTGCTCAAGGCCGCGAAGTCCGAGCCGACCAGGGTCGGCCCCGCGCTCACCGCCCGGGTCGTCGGCCTCTCCGACGGCGGCAACGGCAAGATCAAGGTCGAGGTCGAGGCCACCGTCCTCGGCGCCAAGGTGCCGCGCCCCGTCTCCGTGCTGAGCACGGTCACCGTCGAGGGCGACACGGTCAAGGTGCACGCCGACTCCCTGCCCAAGCTGGGTGTCGAGCTGGCCGAGACCGAGATCCGCTCGATCACCGACTTCCAGCAGAAGATCGACGAACTTCCCGGCGGCATCAAGCTCGACAAGGTCGAGGCGGCCAAGGACGGCGTGGAGATCTCGGTGAAGGGTTCGAACGTCAAGCTCGTCGGGTAG
- a CDS encoding MoaD/ThiS family protein, with protein MPQGTVRYWAAAKAAAGVAEEPYEAATLAEALDAARERHPGEFVRVLRRCSFLIDGDPVGTRGHETVRLAEGGTVEVLPPFAGG; from the coding sequence ATGCCACAGGGCACGGTGCGTTACTGGGCCGCCGCCAAGGCCGCGGCCGGGGTCGCCGAGGAGCCGTACGAGGCGGCCACGCTCGCCGAGGCGCTCGACGCCGCCCGCGAGCGACACCCCGGCGAATTCGTCCGCGTCCTGCGGCGATGCTCGTTCCTCATCGACGGTGACCCGGTGGGCACCCGCGGACATGAGACGGTACGGCTGGCCGAGGGCGGCACGGTCGAGGTGCTCCCGCCGTTCGCAGGAGGGTGA
- a CDS encoding alpha/beta hydrolase, translating into MSTGPAGHTARSSDRPHSETARRTRLRRFLRTVDGVTIDAVYEPGNVVYDGGTPPSTASRDAAPAAGRPAIVVAHGFTGDLERPHVRRAASAFAQYGAVVTFSFRGHGASGGRSTVGDREVLDLAAAVAWARELGHTRVVTVGFSMGGSVVLRHAALYGPEHEGRTQARTDAVVSVSAPARWYYRGTAPMRRLHWLVTRPVGRAVGRVGLRTRIHHRDWDPVPLSPVESVPRIAPTPLLIVHGDRDGYFPVDHPRMLAAAAQDHAELWLEPGMGHAEHAADDALLSRIGAWAAAHAS; encoded by the coding sequence ATGAGCACTGGTCCGGCAGGTCATACGGCGCGTTCCAGCGATCGTCCGCACTCTGAGACGGCACGTCGTACCCGTTTGCGGAGGTTTCTGCGCACGGTCGACGGAGTGACGATCGATGCCGTATACGAACCGGGGAACGTCGTATACGACGGTGGAACGCCGCCTTCCACGGCCTCCCGTGACGCCGCCCCCGCCGCCGGGCGTCCGGCGATCGTGGTCGCGCACGGCTTCACCGGGGACCTGGAACGGCCCCACGTACGGCGCGCCGCGAGCGCCTTCGCGCAGTACGGGGCCGTGGTCACCTTCTCCTTCCGGGGCCACGGCGCCTCCGGCGGGCGCTCCACGGTCGGCGACCGCGAGGTCCTCGATCTGGCGGCGGCGGTGGCGTGGGCACGTGAGCTCGGGCACACCCGCGTGGTCACCGTCGGCTTCTCGATGGGCGGCTCCGTGGTGCTGCGGCACGCGGCGCTGTACGGACCGGAGCACGAGGGGCGCACGCAGGCGCGTACGGACGCGGTGGTTTCGGTGAGTGCGCCGGCCCGCTGGTACTACCGGGGCACGGCGCCCATGCGGCGGCTGCACTGGCTGGTGACCCGGCCGGTGGGGCGGGCGGTGGGCCGCGTCGGCCTGCGCACGCGCATCCACCACCGCGACTGGGACCCGGTGCCGCTCTCCCCGGTCGAGTCGGTCCCGCGGATCGCCCCCACCCCGCTCCTCATCGTGCACGGCGACCGGGACGGCTACTTCCCCGTGGACCACCCGCGGATGCTGGCCGCCGCCGCTCAGGACCACGCCGAGCTGTGGCTGGAGCCCGGTATGGGCCACGCCGAGCACGCGGCGGACGACGCACTCCTGTCCCGCATCGGCGCATGGGCCGCCGCGCACGCCAGCTAG
- a CDS encoding response regulator transcription factor has protein sequence MSSLLLLTNALQPSTEVLPALGLLLHNVRVAPAEGPALVDTPGADVILIDGRRDLPQVRSLCQLLRSTGPGCPLILVVTEGGLAAVTADWGIDDVLLDTAGPAEVEARLRLAMGRQQIVNDDSPMEIRNGDLSVDEATYSAKLKGRVLDLTFKEFELLKYLAQHPGRVFTRAQLLQEVWGYDYFGGTRTVDVHVRRLRAKLGPEHESLIGTVRNVGYRFVTPEKGERGGGSDEAKAKAGGTSGPAAIPAKPEDADETAHVVASEVTAEA, from the coding sequence ATGAGTTCTCTGCTGCTCCTGACCAATGCCCTTCAGCCGTCGACGGAGGTGCTTCCCGCTCTCGGCCTGCTCCTGCACAACGTGCGAGTGGCTCCGGCGGAAGGCCCCGCCCTCGTCGACACTCCCGGTGCCGACGTCATCCTGATCGACGGCCGCCGCGATCTCCCCCAGGTGCGCAGCCTGTGTCAGCTGCTCCGCTCCACGGGACCCGGCTGCCCGCTGATCCTCGTCGTGACGGAGGGCGGTCTCGCGGCCGTCACCGCCGACTGGGGCATCGACGACGTACTCCTGGACACCGCCGGTCCGGCGGAGGTCGAGGCGCGACTGCGGCTCGCCATGGGCCGCCAGCAGATCGTCAACGACGACTCCCCCATGGAGATCCGCAACGGCGATCTCTCGGTGGACGAGGCGACGTACAGCGCCAAGCTCAAGGGCCGGGTCCTCGACCTGACCTTCAAGGAGTTCGAGCTCCTGAAGTACCTCGCGCAGCACCCGGGCCGGGTCTTCACCCGCGCCCAGCTGCTCCAGGAAGTCTGGGGCTACGACTACTTCGGCGGCACGCGCACGGTCGACGTCCACGTACGACGGCTGCGCGCGAAGCTCGGTCCGGAGCACGAGTCGCTGATCGGAACCGTGCGGAACGTCGGCTACCGGTTCGTCACGCCGGAAAAGGGCGAGCGTGGCGGCGGCAGCGACGAGGCGAAGGCCAAGGCCGGCGGCACGTCCGGGCCGGCGGCGATCCCGGCAAAGCCGGAGGATGCGGACGAGACGGCACACGTGGTGGCTTCCGAGGTCACAGCCGAGGCATAG